One Engystomops pustulosus chromosome 7, aEngPut4.maternal, whole genome shotgun sequence DNA window includes the following coding sequences:
- the RTN3 gene encoding reticulon-3 isoform X1, with product MRINNMPVTPPRATPLCYNFCCLEIGSNMAETGGHQSTHISSSSVAEKGGSCAEPHPKHPSPESPGSPFEMIANSSGFDFKDCEDKAISHGLSLVSGQRPLHFQPSEGVEPFLARYEFSAQNVFTHRPEDFHHGHLATIESDQVEFQHEDMEEMFKQSKNEDPVDPSLDTCVGFDSVKHADGSYDPKTDLRWPDVEEDLDSSGESDDTVIDAGWRVKASMADQRGHAEEGWVELRDAHQRNELGKEDKTKTESVIIHSKTLPSSDGISDKLDISVSKTPDSPHSEGFVDLAETCVGDTHTETIYYSESESSEDKVQESLTIEALKALAAGVPDWSAESRESSPEILSPQSTTYQELKEMPGRGEHLKSSTDGITAKVHDLLFWRDVKKSGMVFGGTMILLLSLAAFSIISVISYLILALLTVTISFRIYKAVMQAVQKTDEGHPFKCLLDKDITLSSDAVQKKANASLGHVNCALKYIVRLFLVEDLVDSLKFALLMWLMTYVGAVFNGITLLILGVLVAFTAPVVYEKYKVQIDHYVSLVQSHMKSITEKIQAKLPAALKKKTE from the exons AGATTGGCAGCAACATGGCCGAAACCGGTGGACATCAATCTACACATATTTCCTCCTCATCGGTGGCCGAGAAGGGCGGCAGCTGTGCAG AACCTCATCCTAAACACCCCAGTCCAGAATCGCCTGGGTCTCCCTTTGAAATGATTGCCAACAGCTCAGGTTTTGACTTTAAGGACTGTGAAGACAAAGCTATTAGCCATGGACTTTCACTAGTTTCTGGCCAAAGGCCACTCCATTTCCAGCCCTCCGAAGGCGTTGAGCCGTTCTTGGCTAGGTacgagttttcagcacaaaatgtcTTCACGCATAGGCCAGAAGACTTTCACCATGGACATTTGGCCACTATTGAATCTGATCAGGTTGAGTTCCAGCATGAAGACATGGAAGAAATGTTTAAACAATCCAAAAATGAAGACCCTGTAGACCCAAGTTTGGACACATGTGTAGGATTTGATTCTGTAAAACATGCAGATGGCTCTTATGATCcaaagactgatctccgatggcCAGATGTAGAAGAAGACTTGGATAGCTCTGGAGAATCTGATGACACGGTTATAGATGCTGGGTGGAGAGTCAAAGCTTCCATGGCAGATCAAAGGGGACATGCCGAGGAAGGCTGGGTTGAGCTCCGTGATGCACACCAAAGGAATGAACTTGGCAAAGAAGACAAAACAAAGACTGAGAGTGTGATAATCCATTCCAAAACCTTGCCTTCAAGCGATGGCATTTCTGACAAGCTCGACATTTCTGTTTCAAAGACTCCTGACTCTCCACATAGCGAGGGTTTCGTTGACCTAGCAGAAACGTGCGTTGGTGACActcatacagaaactatataCTATTCAGAGTCTGAGAGCTCAGAAGATAAGGTACAGGAAAGTCTAACAATTGAAGCACTAAAAGCACTGGCTGCAGGGGTGCCGGACTGGAGTGCGGAAAGTCGGGAATCTTCCCCAGAAATCCTGTCTCCACAAAGTACTACCTATCAGGAATTAAAGGAAATGCCAGGTCGAGGAGAACACCTCAAATCTTCTACTGATGGTATAACGGCCAAAG TGCACGACCTGCTCTTCTGGAGGGATGTGAAGAAGTCGGGAATGGTTTTTGGAGGGACGATGATTCTGCTCCTGTCACTTGCAGCCTTCAGCATCATTAGTGTTATTTCCTATCTGATTTTAGCCCTGCTGACCGTTACCATTAGCTTCCGCATCTATAAGGCCGTCATGCAAGCCGTCCAGAAGACTGATGAGGGACATCCTTTCAA GTGTCTGCTGGACAAAGATATCACCTTGTCCTCCGACGCAGTTCAGAAGAAGGCAAATGCATCTCTTGGTCATGTCAACTGCGCCCTGAAGTACATTGTAAGACTCTTTCTTGTGGAGGATCTTGTAGATTCCCTCAAG TTTGCCCTTCTCATGTGGCTGATGACCTATGTCGGAGCGGTGTTCAACGGGATCACACTTCTCATTCTGG GAGTCCTGGTTGCGTTCACTGCTCCGGTTGTGTATGAGAAGTATAAG GTACAGATTGACCATTATGTGTCTCTGGTGCAAAGCCACATGAAATCTATAACTGAAAA
- the RTN3 gene encoding reticulon-3 isoform X4, which produces MAETGGHQSTHISSSSVAEKGGSCAVHDLLFWRDVKKSGMVFGGTMILLLSLAAFSIISVISYLILALLTVTISFRIYKAVMQAVQKTDEGHPFKCLLDKDITLSSDAVQKKANASLGHVNCALKYIVRLFLVEDLVDSLKFALLMWLMTYVGAVFNGITLLILGVLVAFTAPVVYEKYKVQIDHYVSLVQSHMKSITEKIQAKLPAALKKKTE; this is translated from the exons ATGGCCGAAACCGGTGGACATCAATCTACACATATTTCCTCCTCATCGGTGGCCGAGAAGGGCGGCAGCTGTGCAG TGCACGACCTGCTCTTCTGGAGGGATGTGAAGAAGTCGGGAATGGTTTTTGGAGGGACGATGATTCTGCTCCTGTCACTTGCAGCCTTCAGCATCATTAGTGTTATTTCCTATCTGATTTTAGCCCTGCTGACCGTTACCATTAGCTTCCGCATCTATAAGGCCGTCATGCAAGCCGTCCAGAAGACTGATGAGGGACATCCTTTCAA GTGTCTGCTGGACAAAGATATCACCTTGTCCTCCGACGCAGTTCAGAAGAAGGCAAATGCATCTCTTGGTCATGTCAACTGCGCCCTGAAGTACATTGTAAGACTCTTTCTTGTGGAGGATCTTGTAGATTCCCTCAAG TTTGCCCTTCTCATGTGGCTGATGACCTATGTCGGAGCGGTGTTCAACGGGATCACACTTCTCATTCTGG GAGTCCTGGTTGCGTTCACTGCTCCGGTTGTGTATGAGAAGTATAAG GTACAGATTGACCATTATGTGTCTCTGGTGCAAAGCCACATGAAATCTATAACTGAAAA
- the RTN3 gene encoding reticulon-3 isoform X2 — protein MAETGGHQSTHISSSSVAEKGGSCAEPHPKHPSPESPGSPFEMIANSSGFDFKDCEDKAISHGLSLVSGQRPLHFQPSEGVEPFLARYEFSAQNVFTHRPEDFHHGHLATIESDQVEFQHEDMEEMFKQSKNEDPVDPSLDTCVGFDSVKHADGSYDPKTDLRWPDVEEDLDSSGESDDTVIDAGWRVKASMADQRGHAEEGWVELRDAHQRNELGKEDKTKTESVIIHSKTLPSSDGISDKLDISVSKTPDSPHSEGFVDLAETCVGDTHTETIYYSESESSEDKVQESLTIEALKALAAGVPDWSAESRESSPEILSPQSTTYQELKEMPGRGEHLKSSTDGITAKVHDLLFWRDVKKSGMVFGGTMILLLSLAAFSIISVISYLILALLTVTISFRIYKAVMQAVQKTDEGHPFKCLLDKDITLSSDAVQKKANASLGHVNCALKYIVRLFLVEDLVDSLKFALLMWLMTYVGAVFNGITLLILGVLVAFTAPVVYEKYKVQIDHYVSLVQSHMKSITEKIQAKLPAALKKKTE, from the exons ATGGCCGAAACCGGTGGACATCAATCTACACATATTTCCTCCTCATCGGTGGCCGAGAAGGGCGGCAGCTGTGCAG AACCTCATCCTAAACACCCCAGTCCAGAATCGCCTGGGTCTCCCTTTGAAATGATTGCCAACAGCTCAGGTTTTGACTTTAAGGACTGTGAAGACAAAGCTATTAGCCATGGACTTTCACTAGTTTCTGGCCAAAGGCCACTCCATTTCCAGCCCTCCGAAGGCGTTGAGCCGTTCTTGGCTAGGTacgagttttcagcacaaaatgtcTTCACGCATAGGCCAGAAGACTTTCACCATGGACATTTGGCCACTATTGAATCTGATCAGGTTGAGTTCCAGCATGAAGACATGGAAGAAATGTTTAAACAATCCAAAAATGAAGACCCTGTAGACCCAAGTTTGGACACATGTGTAGGATTTGATTCTGTAAAACATGCAGATGGCTCTTATGATCcaaagactgatctccgatggcCAGATGTAGAAGAAGACTTGGATAGCTCTGGAGAATCTGATGACACGGTTATAGATGCTGGGTGGAGAGTCAAAGCTTCCATGGCAGATCAAAGGGGACATGCCGAGGAAGGCTGGGTTGAGCTCCGTGATGCACACCAAAGGAATGAACTTGGCAAAGAAGACAAAACAAAGACTGAGAGTGTGATAATCCATTCCAAAACCTTGCCTTCAAGCGATGGCATTTCTGACAAGCTCGACATTTCTGTTTCAAAGACTCCTGACTCTCCACATAGCGAGGGTTTCGTTGACCTAGCAGAAACGTGCGTTGGTGACActcatacagaaactatataCTATTCAGAGTCTGAGAGCTCAGAAGATAAGGTACAGGAAAGTCTAACAATTGAAGCACTAAAAGCACTGGCTGCAGGGGTGCCGGACTGGAGTGCGGAAAGTCGGGAATCTTCCCCAGAAATCCTGTCTCCACAAAGTACTACCTATCAGGAATTAAAGGAAATGCCAGGTCGAGGAGAACACCTCAAATCTTCTACTGATGGTATAACGGCCAAAG TGCACGACCTGCTCTTCTGGAGGGATGTGAAGAAGTCGGGAATGGTTTTTGGAGGGACGATGATTCTGCTCCTGTCACTTGCAGCCTTCAGCATCATTAGTGTTATTTCCTATCTGATTTTAGCCCTGCTGACCGTTACCATTAGCTTCCGCATCTATAAGGCCGTCATGCAAGCCGTCCAGAAGACTGATGAGGGACATCCTTTCAA GTGTCTGCTGGACAAAGATATCACCTTGTCCTCCGACGCAGTTCAGAAGAAGGCAAATGCATCTCTTGGTCATGTCAACTGCGCCCTGAAGTACATTGTAAGACTCTTTCTTGTGGAGGATCTTGTAGATTCCCTCAAG TTTGCCCTTCTCATGTGGCTGATGACCTATGTCGGAGCGGTGTTCAACGGGATCACACTTCTCATTCTGG GAGTCCTGGTTGCGTTCACTGCTCCGGTTGTGTATGAGAAGTATAAG GTACAGATTGACCATTATGTGTCTCTGGTGCAAAGCCACATGAAATCTATAACTGAAAA